The following proteins come from a genomic window of Rhodohalobacter sp. 614A:
- a CDS encoding AraC family transcriptional regulator: MKFNAGYSNSDYFSTSFRKQFGVSPSQIK; this comes from the coding sequence TTGAAATTTAATGCCGGCTATTCGAATTCGGATTATTTTTCGACCAGTTTCAGGAAACAGTTCGGGGTAAGTCCTTCGCAGATAAAATAA
- a CDS encoding GLUG motif-containing protein has protein sequence MPNKPFYSSSIFFLTDFKQAKPIRLRGNIKKNLHKPRIFPGVLVILLFWMTPGILHAQTQITTWADLYNVRNNLEGNYVLMNNLDKDSPGYDTYASSSSNSDAGWEPIGTESIPFTGAFDGQEFSITGLNINRPGTSYIGLFGATNSAVIANIHLLELQIAGNSDVGGLIGNIDGGSVTNSSASGSVTASSDVGGLVGQNVSAPITKSFASVEVIASGSGSAVGGLVGRFQGFSSSVSESYATGDVEGGVSVGGLVGSVATFGSVNDSYATGEVSGLTNVGGLVGSITGLSGFGGIHRSYATGFINVIGSYAGGLIGSIEDVSVSNSYWNTDTSGRENAVGNGSSSGTTGRTDEEMRKQASFSGFDFSTVWQIEEDVWFPVLRNNTQDIPGETEIPVPTLEIPVNAATGVLLNPTFDWSVSDDVDSFELEISNSGDFSDFFLKITLITDSEYNLSFKDLEADTLYYWRVRSVDNEETGEWSEVFAFTTVARPETSDQRLLVSNSEEYIFSGIDFVDEEYSIKIISLPDEGILRLDGNPVAENEEISMVDIEKNLLTWTPPGGQYGYAFTSFDFSLIDENELESEESYTMTFDLAATTVKLTGGEGWRFVGNPSDGDSYDDFLGPLWTKGMPGSDSPGATFANVFNLDQTGYQWKEPSDLNNSTDAGQPFIVYVYGDDDNNGSDDGFPKILASGDNWLPLDGSFSFDGLGYEETNNPDNTYLLANPHPVALDFCEVFDESSADIANNIDLWDPSANSGNGDYVNVSCSIGEVLIAPFQAFWVRTTGENPEMNLVQETYQNEATDGYFKQSILSDGFVVTLSVSGADQLFTNHTRIVFSEAGTKALDPTDGLKKRPDGLTSRWLAFYSLDEDNHSYALQNLPLDMDEKLRIPLDVQTTESGEFTLNWSLPESHIFSVSYFLRDNQTGDVIELEEGSSFRFEITEKDAIQTKEAETENNHPKSLQPSDGSGPRFELLITQSGIDGFTELGAVPESFELGQNYPNPFNPTTVISYQLPVRSQVRLEVYDMIGRQIATLVNEQVAAGRHSVNFDASHLSSGIYLYRLAAGSQVMTKKLTVVK, from the coding sequence ATGCCAAACAAACCATTCTACTCTTCGTCCATATTTTTTTTAACAGATTTCAAACAAGCGAAACCAATCCGCTTAAGAGGTAACATCAAAAAAAACCTACACAAGCCCCGGATCTTTCCCGGAGTGCTGGTAATACTTCTTTTTTGGATGACTCCGGGAATTCTTCATGCACAAACGCAGATTACTACATGGGCAGATTTATATAATGTCCGCAATAACCTGGAAGGCAATTATGTTCTGATGAACAATCTGGATAAGGATTCTCCCGGGTATGATACATATGCAAGTTCCTCCTCAAATAGCGATGCAGGTTGGGAACCGATTGGTACAGAGAGTATACCATTTACGGGAGCGTTTGATGGCCAGGAATTCAGTATCACAGGCTTGAACATCAACCGGCCAGGCACAAGTTATATTGGTCTTTTTGGTGCAACGAATTCTGCTGTTATTGCAAACATTCATCTGCTTGAATTGCAAATAGCCGGAAACTCGGATGTTGGCGGACTCATTGGAAATATCGACGGTGGAAGTGTTACAAATAGCTCAGCCTCCGGGTCTGTTACGGCTTCTTCGGATGTTGGCGGGCTGGTGGGGCAAAATGTGTCTGCTCCCATTACAAAAAGTTTTGCATCCGTTGAGGTAATTGCATCAGGCAGTGGCAGTGCTGTGGGCGGCCTGGTAGGGAGATTTCAAGGTTTCAGCAGTTCTGTGAGTGAAAGTTATGCCACAGGGGATGTTGAGGGAGGTGTTAGTGTAGGTGGCCTGGTTGGGTCTGTTGCAACCTTTGGTTCGGTTAACGACAGCTATGCTACCGGGGAGGTGTCAGGACTAACGAATGTAGGCGGATTGGTGGGAAGCATTACAGGTTTAAGTGGATTTGGAGGAATCCACAGAAGCTATGCTACGGGATTTATAAACGTAATCGGCAGTTATGCAGGTGGTTTGATTGGAAGTATTGAAGATGTTTCTGTTTCAAATAGCTATTGGAATACTGATACTTCCGGCCGAGAGAATGCCGTTGGAAATGGCTCATCAAGTGGAACAACCGGCCGTACAGACGAAGAAATGCGAAAGCAAGCCTCGTTTAGCGGGTTCGATTTTTCTACTGTCTGGCAAATTGAAGAGGATGTTTGGTTTCCCGTATTACGCAACAATACACAGGATATTCCAGGCGAAACCGAGATACCGGTCCCCACTCTTGAAATACCGGTTAATGCAGCCACTGGCGTTCTTCTGAATCCTACGTTTGACTGGAGTGTATCCGATGATGTAGACAGCTTCGAGCTTGAAATTTCCAACAGCGGTGATTTTTCTGATTTCTTTTTAAAAATAACTTTGATAACAGACTCAGAATATAATCTTAGCTTCAAAGATTTGGAGGCGGACACTCTATACTATTGGCGCGTTCGAAGTGTGGATAACGAAGAAACCGGGGAATGGAGTGAGGTTTTTGCATTTACTACGGTGGCCCGGCCTGAAACATCCGATCAACGGTTGTTGGTCAGCAATAGTGAAGAGTACATTTTTTCCGGAATTGATTTTGTGGATGAAGAGTACTCTATCAAAATTATTTCTCTTCCGGATGAAGGAATCCTCCGGTTGGATGGAAATCCGGTCGCAGAAAATGAGGAAATTTCAATGGTGGATATTGAAAAGAATCTATTGACCTGGACTCCGCCGGGCGGTCAGTATGGATATGCATTTACTTCTTTTGATTTTTCACTTATTGATGAAAATGAGCTGGAAAGTGAAGAATCCTACACGATGACTTTCGATCTTGCCGCTACCACAGTTAAACTCACTGGCGGGGAAGGCTGGCGGTTTGTGGGTAATCCTTCGGATGGAGACAGTTACGATGACTTTCTGGGTCCCCTGTGGACCAAAGGGATGCCCGGTTCGGATTCTCCCGGGGCCACCTTTGCCAACGTGTTCAATCTGGATCAGACCGGCTACCAGTGGAAAGAGCCGTCTGATCTGAATAACTCTACGGATGCAGGACAGCCGTTCATTGTCTACGTGTATGGCGATGATGACAACAACGGCTCCGACGACGGGTTCCCCAAAATCTTGGCCTCCGGAGATAACTGGCTGCCATTGGATGGAAGTTTCTCCTTTGACGGGCTGGGCTACGAGGAAACCAACAACCCCGATAACACCTACCTGCTGGCCAACCCACATCCGGTTGCGTTGGATTTTTGTGAGGTGTTTGATGAATCCTCTGCCGACATTGCCAATAATATCGATTTGTGGGATCCGTCAGCAAATTCGGGAAACGGCGATTACGTAAACGTAAGCTGCTCCATCGGCGAGGTTCTGATTGCTCCTTTCCAGGCGTTTTGGGTACGAACCACCGGAGAGAACCCGGAGATGAACCTTGTTCAAGAAACCTATCAAAACGAAGCCACCGATGGATATTTCAAGCAAAGTATCCTGTCTGACGGGTTCGTGGTGACCCTTAGCGTGAGTGGTGCCGATCAACTCTTCACCAATCACACTCGAATCGTATTTTCTGAAGCCGGAACAAAAGCATTAGATCCAACAGATGGGTTAAAGAAACGTCCAGACGGTCTCACCTCCCGGTGGCTGGCGTTTTACTCACTGGACGAAGACAATCATTCCTACGCCTTGCAAAATCTTCCGTTGGATATGGACGAAAAACTCCGGATTCCACTGGATGTTCAAACGACCGAGTCCGGTGAATTTACGTTGAACTGGAGCTTGCCGGAATCTCACATCTTTAGTGTCAGCTACTTCCTGCGGGACAACCAAACCGGGGATGTTATCGAACTCGAAGAAGGATCGAGTTTTAGGTTTGAGATAACGGAGAAAGATGCCATTCAAACGAAGGAAGCTGAGACTGAGAACAATCATCCGAAGTCCTTGCAGCCGTCAGACGGATCGGGTCCCCGTTTCGAATTGCTGATCACTCAATCCGGCATCGACGGCTTTACCGAGCTCGGAGCGGTTCCCGAAAGTTTTGAGCTGGGGCAAAACTACCCAAATCCGTTCAACCCGACGACGGTGATCAGTTACCAGTTACCGGTAAGAAGTCAGGTGAGGCTGGAAGTGTATGATATGATTGGCAGGCAGATTGCCACACTTGTGAACGAACAGGTTGCGGCAGGCCGGCACAGCGTCAATTTTGATGCGAGTCATTTATCCAGCGGGATTTACCTGTACAGGCTTGCCGCAGGCAGCCAGGTTATGACGAAGAAATTAACAGTGGTGAAGTAA
- a CDS encoding ECF-type sigma factor produces MAENVTEILIKASDGSEDAYNRLFFVVYDQLKNIAEQQMNYENPDHTFSRTDLVHEVFIKMVDKNRIDWKNRTHFYGVAAICMKQLLVDYARKKLAQKRGGDYSRQTYIDELIPAASEAKKIITLDSSLKKLEEFDQRMAQVVDYRFFGGLTIKETAELLNVSANTVKRDWAKARGFLLKELEQEL; encoded by the coding sequence ATGGCAGAGAACGTTACCGAAATCCTTATAAAGGCAAGCGACGGCTCCGAAGACGCCTATAACCGGCTTTTTTTTGTTGTATATGACCAGTTAAAAAATATTGCCGAACAACAGATGAATTATGAAAACCCCGACCACACTTTTTCCCGGACGGATTTAGTGCACGAGGTTTTTATCAAAATGGTGGATAAAAACCGGATCGACTGGAAAAACAGAACGCATTTCTATGGAGTTGCGGCCATTTGCATGAAGCAGCTTCTTGTGGATTACGCCCGAAAAAAACTGGCTCAAAAAAGGGGAGGCGACTATTCCCGCCAAACCTATATCGATGAATTGATACCGGCCGCTTCCGAAGCAAAAAAAATTATCACTCTTGACAGCTCCTTAAAAAAATTGGAAGAATTTGATCAACGAATGGCACAGGTGGTGGATTATCGTTTCTTTGGCGGACTCACCATCAAGGAAACCGCCGAACTGTTAAACGTTTCTGCAAATACGGTAAAGCGTGATTGGGCCAAAGCCCGCGGTTTTTTGTTAAAAGAGCTGGAACAAGAACTCTGA
- a CDS encoding response regulator, whose translation MISLFVFLFFVFQDIPFASGDEFLVQKYTVEDGLPVNSVNGILQDDDGYLWFSTLDGLVRYDGYDFRVYNSGNTDGMVINRIGGMIKTEANEIWMIHPDGTLTRKAGATFKSYSEAEGNFEGHADRVIEAKNGDIWISTTKGIFRFDVETGSFISPGAPLLQSSTWAIESTIGGGILTLNDHGLVLWEGGNASVLVAAEDFPIPAENILHIKQFNIYDVWVMGGGGLFKYSLYSNEVDFTFQTDAPQSTVWNLHLDNDGTYIINSSEGFYSWEPVTQYVAKLPLEISTTIDRINLVFRGAENERILLGDNEVLIDDQEVFDFETEEIQSGFIDTEGSLWISTLREGIFQIRKSDFSNITSTDIQGFENIYPIIQSSDGNIWAGSFVNGIYRLDQNGTDNWQTSNSNLTGNLCRFLFEDSDGTIYASMWGEGLWRYTGTDWEKINRIDELTHPNVTVEAMFRDENNRLFIGTTDQLLTFLNGSYQTFSDSISNKLQGVRVIRENSDGTLFMGTNGNGITILKDGIQRNYTTRNSNLTSNFIRDIYVQSNDTLWLATENLGLNRLILDDEANLISVKSITERDGLIKNSLHRIIETPDHHLWISSNGGIMRIAKRNLNQYTDGVSQGLSILFFDEKDGMVNREANGGVQTAGLLASDQTLWFPNQKGITVINPTAISSENSQPAPRPIIEDVVLTDSILSVESQTDIQVPYGQRNMRVKFSAPNFFAPGRINLRYKLDRVNEQWENAGQNLQAVFTNLPPGTHELIVQAHRTGNPSEISESSVTITIPQVFYETYWFYLTMAVFGILAILGGIKYRTRILENRERRLQQRVNTQTRELQEAAEQKSRFFSGITHELKTPLSLISGPLEELIENSADFSAEKVQNRLQLMNRNNKRLQDLVDQVLDVTKLNAEATSMTLQPVELPAFTRQVAGQFDSTLSEKSIQLHVHSDPIEDFVYVDPAAWERIIINLMSNAIRFSPKDSSVTINISDQKNHVSVSIKDEGIGINESEKTRIFDYLYQVEGSNSAQGTGIGLYLAKGLVEHMNGTIKVNSKKGKGAEFIITLKKGTDHFRQSDTIIHEPFIISQTEAQEVVRPEIVNGNHNQSPHSDHILVVEDNEDFREYLHSVLSEKYRVSTAPDGSSAWEILADLTPDLVISDVMMPGMNGLEFVNDLRKKEELPHLPVIFLSAKNHEIDVEAGLSSGADIYLTKPIKSSFLLSQIEAVLRRERLLKTNDVSEERNEEKPFVEQVRTIIYRQLANQSLNVDMIADTLFMSRRKLYNEWKETGAISLNDFIKKVRLEESKILLNEKGFTVQETAMAVGFSNTNYFSTSFKKEFGVTPSEVMK comes from the coding sequence ATGATTTCGCTATTTGTATTCCTGTTTTTTGTTTTTCAGGATATACCATTCGCATCGGGAGATGAGTTTCTTGTTCAAAAATATACGGTAGAAGATGGGCTGCCGGTCAATTCGGTGAATGGAATTTTACAGGATGACGATGGCTATCTCTGGTTCTCTACACTCGACGGGCTGGTACGGTATGATGGATATGACTTCAGGGTTTACAACTCTGGAAATACAGACGGGATGGTGATCAATCGTATAGGCGGAATGATAAAAACAGAGGCCAACGAAATTTGGATGATTCATCCCGATGGCACATTAACTCGAAAGGCTGGAGCCACATTTAAATCGTATAGCGAAGCGGAGGGTAATTTTGAAGGCCACGCAGATCGTGTTATAGAAGCAAAAAACGGAGACATCTGGATCTCCACCACAAAAGGTATCTTCCGGTTTGATGTTGAAACAGGCTCATTTATTTCCCCGGGAGCGCCACTGCTTCAATCCTCAACATGGGCTATTGAATCCACAATTGGTGGCGGAATACTCACTCTTAACGATCATGGACTCGTGTTATGGGAAGGCGGAAATGCATCGGTGCTCGTAGCTGCAGAGGATTTTCCCATTCCGGCAGAAAATATTCTTCACATAAAACAATTCAATATTTACGATGTTTGGGTGATGGGCGGAGGAGGCCTTTTCAAATATTCTTTGTACTCGAATGAGGTAGATTTCACCTTTCAAACGGATGCCCCACAATCCACAGTCTGGAACCTTCACCTTGATAATGATGGCACATATATTATTAACAGCTCGGAAGGGTTTTATTCCTGGGAGCCCGTCACCCAATATGTAGCAAAACTCCCGCTTGAAATCTCTACAACTATTGACCGGATCAATCTTGTTTTTCGCGGAGCTGAAAATGAAAGAATTTTGCTGGGAGATAATGAGGTTTTAATTGATGACCAAGAAGTATTTGATTTTGAAACGGAAGAAATTCAATCCGGATTTATAGACACCGAAGGTTCTCTTTGGATTTCAACCCTTCGGGAAGGCATTTTTCAAATTCGGAAAAGTGACTTTTCAAACATTACTTCTACGGATATTCAAGGTTTTGAAAATATCTATCCTATCATCCAGTCTTCTGACGGTAATATTTGGGCCGGAAGTTTTGTCAATGGAATTTATCGGCTGGATCAAAACGGAACGGATAACTGGCAAACTTCAAACAGTAACCTGACCGGAAATCTTTGCCGGTTTCTTTTTGAGGATTCGGACGGCACAATTTACGCCAGCATGTGGGGAGAAGGTTTGTGGCGCTATACCGGAACTGACTGGGAAAAAATCAATCGCATTGATGAGTTAACCCATCCAAATGTTACAGTCGAAGCGATGTTCCGTGATGAGAACAACCGCCTGTTTATCGGCACAACAGATCAGCTGCTGACCTTTCTGAATGGAAGTTATCAAACTTTTTCTGATTCTATATCCAATAAACTTCAGGGAGTACGGGTCATTCGTGAAAATAGTGACGGAACCCTTTTTATGGGAACAAACGGCAATGGCATTACAATCCTAAAAGATGGAATACAGCGAAACTACACGACCAGGAATAGCAATCTGACCAGTAATTTTATTCGTGATATTTATGTTCAATCGAACGATACGCTCTGGCTGGCAACGGAGAACCTGGGGCTGAATCGGCTCATTTTGGATGATGAAGCCAATCTCATTTCTGTAAAAAGTATTACGGAGAGGGATGGGCTAATTAAAAACTCACTTCACCGGATTATTGAAACACCCGACCACCATCTTTGGATCAGTTCCAATGGAGGAATTATGAGGATCGCAAAGAGGAATTTGAATCAATATACTGACGGTGTATCTCAGGGTTTGTCCATTTTATTTTTTGATGAAAAAGACGGAATGGTTAATCGGGAGGCGAATGGCGGAGTTCAAACGGCCGGCCTTTTGGCTTCTGATCAGACGCTCTGGTTTCCCAATCAAAAAGGAATTACGGTTATTAATCCCACCGCAATTTCCAGTGAAAATTCACAGCCTGCCCCCCGGCCAATTATTGAAGACGTTGTATTGACAGACTCTATACTTTCTGTTGAAAGCCAAACCGACATTCAAGTGCCTTACGGACAACGGAATATGAGAGTTAAATTTTCTGCTCCAAACTTTTTTGCTCCGGGCCGCATCAACCTTCGGTACAAACTTGATAGAGTGAATGAACAATGGGAGAATGCCGGGCAAAATCTGCAGGCCGTTTTTACGAATCTTCCACCGGGAACTCATGAACTCATTGTCCAGGCTCACCGGACTGGAAATCCTTCAGAAATTTCAGAATCGTCAGTTACCATCACTATTCCACAAGTGTTCTACGAAACTTACTGGTTCTATCTTACGATGGCAGTATTTGGCATTTTAGCCATTTTGGGAGGCATAAAATACCGGACACGAATTCTGGAGAATCGTGAACGCCGGCTTCAGCAACGGGTCAACACGCAAACCCGGGAACTACAGGAAGCAGCAGAACAAAAATCCCGGTTCTTTTCCGGAATTACTCATGAATTAAAAACTCCTCTCTCGCTGATCTCTGGTCCGCTTGAGGAACTAATTGAAAATTCAGCAGATTTCTCAGCAGAAAAAGTTCAGAACAGGCTCCAGCTGATGAACCGGAATAATAAGCGCCTGCAAGATTTGGTAGACCAGGTTCTTGACGTGACCAAGCTGAATGCCGAAGCAACTTCCATGACGCTTCAACCGGTTGAACTTCCCGCATTCACCCGCCAGGTTGCAGGGCAGTTCGACTCAACGCTCTCAGAAAAAAGCATTCAACTTCATGTTCATTCTGATCCAATCGAAGATTTCGTTTATGTAGATCCCGCCGCATGGGAACGAATTATTATCAACTTGATGAGCAATGCAATTCGATTTTCTCCCAAAGATTCCTCTGTTACTATCAACATTTCTGATCAGAAAAATCATGTATCCGTCAGTATAAAAGATGAGGGAATCGGCATCAACGAATCTGAAAAAACACGCATCTTTGATTATTTGTACCAGGTTGAGGGATCAAATTCTGCGCAGGGTACCGGCATTGGGCTTTACCTGGCTAAAGGCTTGGTGGAACATATGAATGGAACCATCAAAGTGAATTCCAAAAAGGGTAAGGGAGCCGAGTTTATCATCACTTTAAAAAAGGGAACTGATCATTTTCGGCAAAGTGATACCATCATACATGAACCGTTTATTATTTCACAAACCGAAGCTCAGGAAGTTGTCCGGCCCGAAATTGTAAACGGCAATCACAATCAATCTCCGCATTCTGATCACATACTTGTTGTTGAAGACAATGAGGATTTCAGGGAATATCTCCATTCAGTTTTATCAGAAAAGTACCGGGTTTCTACAGCGCCGGACGGATCTTCCGCGTGGGAGATACTTGCTGATTTAACTCCCGACCTTGTCATTTCAGATGTGATGATGCCCGGCATGAACGGATTGGAATTTGTAAACGATCTGCGAAAAAAAGAAGAACTTCCGCATCTGCCTGTCATCTTTCTATCTGCCAAAAATCATGAAATAGATGTAGAAGCAGGTCTTTCAAGTGGTGCTGATATTTATCTCACCAAACCTATTAAAAGCAGTTTCCTTCTTTCTCAGATTGAAGCCGTTTTAAGAAGGGAACGGTTGCTAAAAACCAACGATGTTTCTGAAGAAAGAAACGAGGAGAAACCTTTTGTCGAGCAGGTCAGAACCATTATTTATCGTCAGCTGGCAAATCAATCCTTGAATGTAGATATGATTGCTGATACTCTTTTTATGAGCCGCCGAAAACTCTACAACGAGTGGAAAGAAACGGGAGCCATTAGCCTGAATGATTTTATTAAAAAAGTACGCCTGGAAGAATCAAAAATATTGTTAAACGAAAAAGGGTTTACGGTGCAGGAAACGGCAATGGCAGTAGGATTTTCCAATACAAATTATTTCTCCACCAGTTTTAAGAAAGAGTTCGGCGTAACTCCTTCGGAGGTTATGAAGTAA
- a CDS encoding serine/threonine-protein kinase, producing MDKNRWKKISQILDDAITYPDEKRNTYIKRACGDDTALLNEVKELLASMEKFYGNDDNLEEELEKNEALFHLAMSDVKPDEDVYLAGNTIGPWNITELIGRGGMGSVYKAQRKNEAGIQQSGALKIIHKSLITPSHTERFRLEQQILSGLQHPNIAGFIDSGITSDGIPYMVMEYVEGVSLLEYCDKNKLPVSKRLELFKTVCRTIQFAHKSLIVHRDLKAENILVTGEGHVKILDFGIAKLLDPNLYELSPVETQPGLRMLSLEYASPEQVAGKPVTTSTDVYSLGVLLYRLLTGVHPFEVDDHSFREVEKMVLKKDSPLPSHRFSNLQDGNRKKEIARNRNLDPSELTHLLKGDLDAIANKALQKNPERRYDSAEVFTTDIERHQQGLPISARPDTLGYRSAKFISRHRWAVTAAVLVILSLGVGIVATLWQAKQAEQNAEQAEQVSAFLLELIEGSDPTKSNEGSTTVRELLDQGYKKFRTELNDQPIVRARMLGMIGKVYDNLGLYDEALPALEESIEGFQQENDQSSDYATALLQYANLQYRLGDSDKMESAAREAYQVNLHHFDEDAPQNASILNTLAIALQDKGEKEEATQIYRQIINIRRNDPEQQSNLAINLNNLAILLQESGELDESEELYKEAIQVVKKKWGEEHPYMAYVLNGYAGIHEDRKDFKKAIDALTQALTIGRAVFPEEHPFIAVVLHNIGRDYEYAEDYETAVDYYRKALDLRRKSLPSDHIDIASSLDALGWVAIKTGQPTEAEPMLRQALDIRKQTYQENDWRVAQVESHLGRSLRQQGKIKEAKTLLEKSYPVLEDFFGPDHFHVQRTQEDLNEIYQQAGNPVPAQ from the coding sequence ATGGATAAGAACAGGTGGAAAAAAATCAGCCAAATACTGGATGATGCAATTACGTATCCGGATGAAAAAAGGAATACATATATAAAACGTGCTTGCGGAGATGACACAGCTCTTCTGAATGAAGTAAAAGAGCTCTTAGCCTCCATGGAGAAATTTTACGGGAACGATGATAACCTCGAAGAAGAGTTGGAAAAAAACGAAGCTCTCTTCCATCTGGCCATGAGCGACGTAAAACCCGACGAAGATGTTTACCTGGCCGGAAATACCATTGGGCCGTGGAATATTACCGAGCTTATCGGGCGTGGAGGCATGGGCAGCGTGTATAAAGCGCAACGGAAAAATGAAGCGGGCATTCAACAATCCGGGGCGTTGAAAATTATTCATAAAAGCCTGATTACCCCATCTCATACCGAACGCTTTCGACTGGAACAACAAATTTTGTCGGGTCTTCAGCACCCGAATATTGCAGGATTTATCGACAGCGGTATCACCAGTGACGGCATTCCTTACATGGTGATGGAATATGTGGAAGGAGTATCGCTGCTGGAATACTGCGACAAAAACAAACTTCCGGTTTCCAAAAGGCTGGAGCTGTTCAAAACCGTTTGCCGCACCATTCAGTTTGCCCATAAATCCCTGATTGTGCATCGGGATCTGAAAGCTGAAAATATTCTGGTGACTGGAGAAGGCCACGTAAAAATTCTGGATTTCGGGATTGCCAAATTGCTGGATCCTAACCTGTATGAATTGTCTCCGGTTGAAACTCAGCCCGGCCTGCGGATGCTCAGCCTTGAGTATGCCTCGCCAGAGCAGGTGGCCGGAAAACCGGTCACCACGTCTACGGATGTGTATTCACTTGGGGTTCTTTTGTACCGGCTTTTGACGGGAGTTCATCCATTTGAGGTAGATGATCATTCTTTTCGGGAAGTGGAAAAAATGGTTCTCAAAAAAGATTCGCCGCTGCCAAGCCACCGATTTTCAAATCTACAGGATGGCAACAGAAAAAAAGAGATTGCCCGAAACCGCAACCTGGATCCCTCAGAATTAACCCATCTTTTAAAAGGAGACCTGGATGCGATTGCCAATAAAGCGCTCCAGAAAAATCCCGAGCGGCGGTACGATTCGGCTGAAGTCTTTACCACAGATATCGAACGCCATCAACAGGGCCTGCCCATTTCCGCCCGACCGGATACACTTGGCTATCGCTCGGCAAAATTTATATCCAGGCACCGCTGGGCCGTAACCGCCGCCGTATTGGTCATTCTATCTCTTGGCGTGGGAATTGTTGCCACACTCTGGCAGGCGAAACAGGCCGAACAAAATGCAGAACAAGCCGAACAGGTCTCTGCTTTTTTGCTTGAACTGATAGAGGGTTCCGATCCTACAAAATCAAATGAAGGTTCCACAACTGTTCGGGAACTGCTGGATCAGGGGTATAAAAAATTCAGAACTGAATTGAACGATCAGCCTATCGTTCGTGCAAGAATGCTGGGAATGATCGGGAAAGTATATGACAACCTGGGACTGTATGATGAAGCGTTACCAGCGCTTGAAGAATCCATTGAAGGCTTTCAACAGGAAAATGATCAGTCTTCTGACTATGCAACTGCCTTGTTACAATATGCGAACCTTCAATACCGCCTGGGGGATTCGGATAAAATGGAATCAGCAGCCCGGGAAGCATACCAGGTAAACCTGCATCATTTTGATGAGGACGCCCCTCAAAATGCAAGTATCCTGAATACGCTTGCAATTGCATTACAGGATAAAGGAGAAAAGGAAGAAGCCACTCAAATATACCGACAAATCATCAATATCCGGCGAAATGATCCCGAACAACAGTCCAACTTAGCCATCAACCTGAATAACCTTGCCATTTTACTGCAAGAGAGCGGCGAACTGGATGAATCTGAAGAACTTTATAAAGAAGCTATCCAAGTGGTAAAAAAGAAGTGGGGAGAAGAGCATCCTTATATGGCGTATGTGCTGAACGGATATGCGGGAATCCATGAAGACCGCAAAGATTTTAAAAAAGCAATAGACGCATTAACCCAGGCACTGACAATCGGACGGGCGGTTTTCCCTGAAGAGCATCCGTTTATCGCCGTCGTTCTGCATAACATAGGCAGAGATTATGAATATGCAGAGGATTATGAAACAGCTGTAGACTATTACCGGAAAGCATTGGACTTGAGACGAAAATCCCTCCCCTCCGATCATATTGATATTGCCTCTTCACTGGATGCCTTAGGATGGGTGGCCATTAAAACCGGTCAACCTACGGAAGCAGAACCTATGCTTCGACAAGCCTTAGACATCCGAAAGCAGACCTACCAAGAAAATGACTGGAGAGTGGCCCAGGTAGAATCGCATCTGGGGCGAAGCCTTCGGCAACAGGGTAAAATTAAAGAAGCCAAAACATTACTCGAGAAAAGCTATCCCGTACTTGAAGATTTCTTCGGGCCTGATCACTTTCATGTTCAAAGAACTCAGGAGGATCTGAATGAAATATACCAACAAGCCGGGAATCCGGTCCCGGCTCAATGA